One Cryobacterium roopkundense genomic region harbors:
- a CDS encoding metallophosphoesterase, with the protein MRTLRRPFRPSPIALGLVLLLGGGVAAAAPAAAAPTVTSAPLLVTEITPDNVGYDNFEFFEVTNTTTVDIDMDAAGIGLSYIYADSDDRAKDVPFAVPAGTVIAAGESTVFWLDYATSTVDTQAFTEQDFRAHFATSESPADEYAVVRVTGQPGMANGGGRGIRIVDGTDVSISWAVYPAGSVAVDRSAHFGAPASSESPSQALAHRLGVPTPGHPSPVEAPTPTPTPTPTVTPAPTPTVTPAPTPTPDPTLVTAALQITEITPDTTNVGSGDGFEFIEVYNATAEPIDFSDYTLNYLYPLSDLTNSSTVRWPSTPADTVIDPGAALVFWIKNGPNDALTAADFNAQFGTSLTPGADLVEVFAGGLANGSPRGIEILTNTGFSVNTAYYNLDGVDDVEANVGIQYGADATNLGRQLKLGTVAATPGAVYAAQVPAGLMVVAADTTAPVTADQTLGEIDPAQNFALQATVNDDVQARTVTLHLKSNLDADFTPFNLTTDAAGAYRHDLQQVDLTAKRWFEYFFTASDGRNDSSTPVTRVALTGVDDSPVRLNVTDGQFLTGTTVISAAGDAGPAATPVSLSIDGAPVATQPELEAAPQFVFDVTAVNTFFKNGVLVGEDVLRIFDDGIPEGWETIATPVPLTNVTRGDNLVVSVWAGTKVAPEINLDENNDDFQIRNLRLVLPDGRSLQPTGYTDPELVLNMGDSPGKFDFYDASFSIPEDAYMAVAHEWDTTAVEDGTHPVTASNGTTTLTRQVTVDNTAPQVATSVVDGQLYQGEFMVDGEATDAGAGLDTLVATLDGRPITLPFATSSIELADGDHTLALTALDRVGNQSVLSTVFSTPVEEPGNELITPLDGATVPAGPVDLTARATDPTGDRLQVTLNEGFVASVADNTVRPYSGTTRIATDTDRAGKTLLTGDQVIAMARLDGAAEPVFSDDAFPYQLFEVDVPADAGVDFTARVRWDGTANADAKVLMYVQNVTTGAWDEVDRHVTIGEGTTAFTLDAMVPAANHLTGQVITVLIQHSEGFAGENLSDRASQLPANNVNDTPRSAYDFTLAWESDTQYYNASYYERQLDIHNYLLEEREATNLQYLFHTGDIVDNNLDENQWTNANAAYSMLDDAQLPYGVLAGNHDVGQKDDDYTAYKANFGAARYDANPWFGESFEDNRGHYDLITAGGMDFLMLYQGWAPSQEGIDWLNEVLARYPERTAILNLHEYMLTTGGLGEVPQQIYDEVVAPNANVAMVFSGHYHDAFTRIDQFDDTGDGIPDRSVYQMLFDYQGLPEGGQSFLRLLQFDNESQQIGVRTYSPYLDAYNSDDPTLDLAHQEFAVPYAAFGLTPMVKTLATDSFTVDILTTTEIAAFADVASGSEVTAVWTPGAGTHGWYAFSADPFGATAYSEVRRVTVAEPPVVEPAVVVPEAGPEASAPGAAGTPPAARSAVTAFVLSAESQALADTAAAALAAEVATDAATERTDAANADAGASDPHLAAVDEVRALGIWTIALALLGLLGVGVLAVIAARRIRSRP; encoded by the coding sequence GTGCGCACTCTCCGTCGTCCCTTCCGTCCGTCACCGATCGCCCTCGGGCTCGTGCTACTTCTGGGCGGTGGAGTGGCTGCGGCCGCTCCCGCCGCGGCCGCACCGACGGTGACGTCCGCGCCGCTACTCGTGACGGAGATCACCCCCGACAATGTGGGCTACGACAACTTCGAATTCTTCGAGGTGACCAACACCACCACCGTCGACATCGACATGGACGCCGCGGGCATCGGCCTCAGCTACATCTACGCCGACTCTGACGACCGCGCGAAGGACGTGCCCTTCGCCGTGCCGGCCGGAACGGTGATCGCGGCGGGGGAGTCCACCGTGTTCTGGCTCGACTATGCCACCTCGACCGTCGACACCCAGGCGTTCACCGAGCAGGATTTCCGGGCGCATTTCGCGACTTCGGAGAGCCCCGCCGACGAGTACGCGGTCGTGCGGGTCACCGGGCAGCCTGGCATGGCGAACGGCGGTGGCCGCGGCATCCGTATTGTCGATGGCACCGATGTGTCGATCAGCTGGGCGGTCTACCCGGCGGGGTCTGTCGCCGTGGACAGGAGCGCGCACTTCGGTGCCCCCGCCTCAAGCGAGTCGCCCTCCCAAGCGCTCGCGCATCGGCTCGGCGTTCCCACGCCCGGTCACCCCAGTCCGGTCGAGGCGCCCACCCCGACCCCCACCCCCACGCCCACCGTGACGCCGGCCCCCACGCCCACCGTGACGCCGGCCCCCACGCCCACCCCCGACCCGACTCTGGTCACGGCGGCGCTTCAGATCACCGAGATCACCCCCGACACCACCAACGTGGGATCGGGCGACGGCTTCGAGTTCATCGAGGTATACAACGCCACCGCCGAGCCGATCGACTTCTCCGACTACACGCTCAACTACCTGTACCCGCTCTCCGATCTCACCAACAGCTCCACCGTGCGCTGGCCGAGCACCCCCGCCGACACCGTGATCGACCCCGGGGCCGCCCTCGTGTTCTGGATCAAGAACGGCCCGAACGACGCGCTCACCGCGGCCGACTTCAACGCCCAGTTCGGCACGAGCCTCACTCCCGGCGCCGACCTCGTGGAGGTCTTTGCCGGCGGCCTCGCCAACGGGTCGCCGCGCGGCATCGAGATCCTGACGAACACCGGCTTCAGCGTGAACACGGCGTACTACAACCTCGACGGCGTCGACGATGTGGAGGCGAACGTGGGCATCCAATACGGTGCCGACGCCACCAACCTCGGCCGGCAGCTCAAGCTCGGCACGGTTGCGGCGACCCCCGGCGCCGTCTACGCGGCGCAGGTTCCCGCGGGCCTCATGGTCGTCGCGGCCGACACGACCGCGCCGGTCACCGCCGACCAGACCCTCGGCGAGATCGACCCGGCGCAGAACTTCGCGCTTCAGGCCACGGTCAATGACGATGTGCAGGCCCGCACGGTGACCCTGCACCTCAAGAGCAACCTCGACGCCGATTTCACGCCATTCAACCTCACGACGGATGCCGCAGGCGCCTACCGCCACGACCTCCAGCAGGTAGACCTCACGGCCAAACGCTGGTTCGAGTACTTCTTCACGGCCAGCGACGGCCGTAACGACAGCAGCACCCCCGTGACCCGGGTCGCGCTCACGGGTGTGGACGATTCCCCGGTGCGCCTGAACGTGACCGACGGGCAATTCCTCACCGGCACCACCGTGATCTCCGCCGCGGGTGACGCAGGCCCCGCGGCGACTCCGGTCTCGCTCAGCATCGACGGCGCCCCGGTGGCCACCCAGCCCGAGCTCGAGGCCGCCCCGCAGTTCGTCTTCGACGTGACGGCGGTGAACACGTTCTTCAAGAACGGCGTGCTCGTGGGCGAGGACGTGCTGCGCATCTTCGACGACGGCATCCCGGAGGGCTGGGAGACCATCGCGACACCCGTGCCGCTCACCAACGTGACCCGGGGCGACAACCTCGTGGTGAGCGTCTGGGCCGGCACGAAGGTCGCGCCAGAGATCAACCTCGACGAGAACAACGACGACTTCCAGATTCGCAACCTGCGCCTCGTGCTGCCCGATGGCCGCAGCCTGCAGCCCACCGGCTACACCGACCCGGAACTCGTGCTCAACATGGGTGACAGCCCCGGCAAGTTCGACTTCTACGACGCGAGCTTCAGTATTCCGGAAGACGCATATATGGCCGTCGCGCACGAGTGGGACACCACCGCGGTCGAAGACGGCACCCACCCGGTGACCGCGAGCAACGGCACGACCACGCTGACCCGACAGGTGACGGTTGACAACACGGCTCCGCAGGTGGCGACATCCGTTGTCGACGGGCAGCTCTATCAGGGCGAGTTCATGGTCGACGGTGAGGCGACGGATGCCGGCGCCGGCCTCGACACTCTCGTCGCCACCCTCGACGGTCGCCCGATCACCCTGCCGTTCGCCACCTCATCGATCGAACTTGCCGACGGCGACCACACGCTCGCCCTCACCGCGCTGGACCGGGTGGGCAACCAGAGCGTGCTCAGCACGGTTTTCTCCACGCCTGTGGAGGAACCCGGCAACGAACTGATCACCCCGCTCGACGGCGCGACGGTGCCGGCGGGGCCGGTGGACCTCACTGCGCGGGCCACCGACCCCACCGGTGACCGGCTGCAGGTCACCCTCAACGAGGGATTCGTCGCATCCGTTGCCGACAACACCGTGCGGCCGTACTCGGGAACGACCCGCATCGCCACCGACACCGACAGAGCGGGAAAGACGCTGCTCACGGGTGACCAGGTCATCGCCATGGCGCGCCTCGACGGGGCCGCCGAACCGGTGTTCTCAGACGATGCCTTTCCCTACCAACTCTTCGAGGTCGACGTTCCGGCCGATGCCGGGGTCGATTTCACGGCCCGGGTGCGTTGGGACGGAACCGCTAACGCCGACGCCAAGGTGCTCATGTACGTGCAGAATGTGACTACAGGGGCCTGGGACGAGGTCGACCGTCACGTGACGATCGGCGAGGGGACAACCGCGTTCACCCTCGACGCCATGGTGCCGGCAGCGAACCACCTGACCGGGCAGGTGATCACCGTGCTGATCCAGCACTCGGAAGGATTCGCCGGGGAGAACCTGAGCGACCGAGCGAGCCAGCTGCCCGCCAACAACGTGAACGACACCCCGCGGTCCGCGTACGATTTCACCCTCGCCTGGGAATCAGACACGCAGTACTACAACGCGTCGTACTATGAACGCCAGCTCGACATCCACAACTACCTGCTCGAGGAACGCGAGGCCACCAACCTGCAGTACCTGTTTCACACCGGGGACATCGTGGACAACAACCTCGACGAGAACCAGTGGACCAACGCCAACGCGGCCTACTCCATGCTCGACGATGCTCAGCTGCCCTACGGCGTGCTGGCCGGCAACCACGATGTGGGCCAGAAAGACGACGACTACACCGCGTACAAGGCCAACTTCGGCGCCGCCCGTTACGACGCCAACCCCTGGTTCGGCGAGAGCTTCGAAGACAACCGCGGTCACTACGACCTGATCACGGCCGGCGGCATGGACTTCCTGATGCTCTACCAGGGCTGGGCGCCGAGCCAGGAGGGTATCGACTGGCTCAACGAGGTTCTCGCCAGGTACCCCGAGCGCACGGCGATCCTCAACCTGCACGAATACATGCTCACCACCGGCGGTCTGGGCGAGGTGCCGCAGCAGATCTACGACGAGGTCGTGGCCCCCAACGCGAACGTGGCCATGGTCTTCTCCGGCCACTACCACGACGCCTTCACCCGCATCGATCAGTTCGACGACACCGGCGACGGCATCCCCGACCGCTCGGTGTACCAGATGCTCTTCGACTATCAGGGGTTGCCAGAGGGCGGGCAGTCGTTCCTGCGCCTGCTGCAGTTCGACAATGAGAGCCAACAGATCGGCGTGCGCACGTACTCGCCGTACCTCGACGCCTACAACTCCGACGACCCCACCCTTGACCTCGCGCACCAGGAGTTTGCCGTGCCCTACGCCGCGTTCGGCCTCACCCCGATGGTCAAGACTCTCGCGACGGATTCCTTCACCGTCGACATCCTGACCACCACCGAGATCGCGGCCTTCGCCGACGTGGCGAGCGGCTCGGAGGTGACCGCCGTATGGACCCCCGGTGCCGGCACACACGGCTGGTACGCCTTCTCCGCGGATCCGTTCGGCGCCACGGCCTATTCCGAGGTTCGCCGGGTCACCGTGGCGGAGCCGCCCGTCGTTGAGCCGGCCGTCGTGGTGCCGGAGGCCGGGCCCGAGGCATCCGCTCCCGGGGCGGCGGGCACCCCGCCGGCCGCGCGCAGTGCGGTCACCGCGTTCGTGCTGAGCGCCGAATCGCAGGCCCTCGCCGACACCGCGGCGGCAGCGCTCGCCGCGGAGGTCGCCACCGATGCGGCAACCGAGCGTACAGACGCGGCGAACGCGGATGCCGGGGCCTCGGACCCGCACCTCGCCGCCGTCGACGAGGTACGCGCGCTGGGCATCTGGACCATCGCCCTCGCTCTGCTGGGACTGCTCGGGGTGGGGGTGCTCGCGGTAATCGCTGCGCGCCGCATTCGCTCTCGCCCCTGA